The proteins below come from a single Oncorhynchus tshawytscha isolate Ot180627B linkage group LG22, Otsh_v2.0, whole genome shotgun sequence genomic window:
- the LOC112221705 gene encoding formin-like protein 3 isoform X5, producing MGNIESVDGQSDNMKHHMMPMKVPMPDQSELEERFALVLNSMNLPPDKARLLRQYDNDKKWDLICDQERFQVKNPPHTYISKLRGYLDPGVTRKKFRRRVQESTKVLRELEISLRTNHIGWVREFLNDENRGLDILVEYLSFAQCAVIYGTAPNSKTIKNSRLVSQKDDVHVCIMCLRAIMNYQYGFNLVMSHAHAVNEIALSLNNKNSRTKALVLELLAAVCLVRGGHEIILSAFDNFKEVCKEKHRFEKLMEYFHVEDGNIDFMVACMQFINIMVHSVEDMNFRVHLQYEFTKLGLDDYLEKSKYTESDKLSVQIQAYLDNVFDVGGLLEDAETKNVALEKVEELEEHLSHVTEKLLEVENETITKVADLEKQLLQKDKDLHVIRETYESTNTQVHTLRRVIKEKDAAFQRSFNIEKRLLEMEQQGTIRLRKQPDGDIAIEPLGGGGGGGGGGRGPGVPLGDFGQNGVFSVGPGGVTGPGGPGGPGTSLPSASEAPPPPPPPPPPPPPLPSALGANAPPPPPMAPPLPGTAPNFILNMGLSAIRIKKPIKTKFRLPIFNWTALKPNQINGTVFSEIDDERVLEELDVEKFEELFKTKAQGPLVDLSGPKTKVSQKAANKVSLLDANRSKNLAITLRKANKSTEEICKAIQSFDLKALPVDFVECLMRFLPTEAEGKTMRQYERERRPLDALTDEDRFMLFFSKIERLTQRMNIITFVGNFSDNVNMLTPQLNAIIAASASVKSSPKLKRMLEIILALGNYMNSSKRGSVYGFKLQSLDLLLDTKSTDRKMTLLHYIAVVVKEKYPELANFFNELHFVDKAAAVSLENVLLDVRELGKGMDLIRRECSLHDHSVLKGFLQTSDTQLDKLQKDAKTAEEAFNNVVNYFGESSKTTPPSVFFPVFVRFIRAYKDAVVDNEQRKKQEEAMREKLLAQEAKQHDPKVQVVKKRQQQQELISELRKRQAKDHRPVYEGKDGTIEDIITVLKSVPFTARTAKRSSRFFCEAQLCDDSNC from the exons AATTCCATGAACCTTCCTCCCGACAAAGCCAGGCTCCTCAGACAGTATGACAATGACAAGAAATGGGACCTCATCTGCGACCAG GAACGGTTTCAAGTGAAGAATCCTCCTCACACCTACATCTCCAAGCTCCGGGGCTACTTAGACCCAGGAGTCACACGCAAGAAGTTCCGAAGGCGGGTCCAGGAATCCACTAAAGTTCTGAGGGAACTGGAGATCTCGCTGCGGACCAATCACATAGG GTGGGTCCGGGAGTTCCTCAACGATGAAAACAGAGGTCTGGATATCCTGGTGGAGTACCTCTCCTTTGCACAGTGTGCCGTCAT CTATGGCACAGCACCTAACAGCAAAACCATCAAGAACTCAAGACTCGTGAGCCAGAAGGACGACGTGCACGTTTGCATCATGTGCTTGCGAGCCATAATGAACTACCAG TATGGCTTCAACCTGGTAATGTCCCACGCACATGCAGTCAACGAAATTGCCCTAAGTCTGAACAATAAGAACTCAAG GACAAAAGCCCTGGTGCTGGAGCTGCTGGCTGCGGTGTGTCTGGTTAGAGGAGGCCATGAGATCATACTCTCTGCATTCGACAACTTCAAAGAG GTGTGCAAGGAGAAGCATCGCTTTGAGAAGCTGATGGAGTATTTCCACGTGGAGGATGGGAACATCGACTTCATGGTGGCCTGCATGCAGTTCATCAACATCATGGTCCACTCAGTAGAAGACATGAATTTCAGGGTTCACCTGCAGTACGAGTTCACTAAGCTGGGCCTAGATGACTACCTGGAG AAATCCAAGTACACAGAGAGTGACAAGCTGTCGGTCCAGATTCAGGCCTACCTGGACAATGTGTTTGATGTGGGCGGCCTGCTGGAGGACGCGGAGACCAAGAACGTGGCTCTGGAGAaggtggaggagctggaggaacaCTTGTCCCAC GTGACGGAGAAGCTGCTGGAGGTGGAGAATGAGACCATCACGAAAGTGGCTGACCTGGAGAAGCAGCTCCTGCAGAAGGACAAGGATCTCCACGTCATACGG GAGACGTACGAGTCGACCAACACCCAGGTCCACACCCTGAGGAGGGTGATCAAGGAGAAGGACGCTGCCTTCCAGAGGAGCTTCAACATCGAGAAGCGCCTGCTGGAGATGGAACAGCAGGGGACCATCCGCCTCCGCAAGCAGCCGGACGGGGACATCGCCATCGAGCCCCTGGGAGGGggcggtggtggaggaggagggggtagaggtccGGGGGTGCCTCTGGGTGACTTTGGGCAGAATGGAGTATTCTCAGTGGGGCCTGGAGGAGTAACAGGGCCAGGAGGACCAGGAGGACCAGGGACTAGTCTACCATCGGCCAGTGAAGCACCACCTCCCCCGCCTCcccctcctccgcctcctcctcctctgccctctgCTTTAG GAGCGAATGCTCCACCCCCACCTCCTATGGCCCCGCCTTTACCAGGAACTGCACCCAACTTCATCCTCAATATGGGCCTATCAG CTATCAGGATCAAGAAGCCCATCAAGACCAAGTTCCGCCTGCCTATTTTCAACTGGACCGCGCTGAAACCCAACCAGATCAACGGCACGGTCTTCAGCGAGATAGATGATGAACGAGTACTAGAG GAGCTGGATGTGGAGAAGTTTGAGGAGCTTTTTAAGACCAAGGCCCAGGGTCCTTTGGTGGACCTGAGTGGCCCCAAGACCAAAGTGTCTCAGAAGGCTGCCAACAAGGTCAGCCTGCTGGACGCAAACCGCTCCAAGAACCTGGCCATCACCCTGAGGAAGGCCAACAAGAGCACCGAGGAGATCTGCAAAGCCATACAGAG CTTTGATCTGAAGGCCCTGCCGGTGGACTTCGTGGAGTGTCTGATGCGGTTCCTTCCCACGGAGGCCGAGGGGAAGACAATGCGTCAGTACGAGCGGGAGCGGCGACCGCTGGACGCGCTGACGGACGAGGACCGATTCATGCTCTTCTTCTCCAAGATCGAACGTCTCACCCAGAGGATGAATATCATTACGTTCGTCGGGAACTTCTCGGACAACGTCAACATGCTAACCCCGCAGCTCAACGCCATCATCGCAGCGTCCGCGTCCGTCAAGTCTTCACCCAAGTTAAAACGCATGCTAGAG ATCATCTTAGCCCTGGGAAACTACATGAACAGCAGCAAGAGAGGCTCTGTGTATGGCTTCAAGCTACAAAGTCTTGATCTG CTGCTGGACACCAAGTCTACAGACAGGAAGATGACTCTGCTCCACTACATAGCTGTGGTTGTCAAGGAGAAGTATCCAGAGCTGGCTAACTTCTTCAACGAACTACACTTTGTGGACAAAGCTGCTGCAG tgtctctggAGAATGTGCTGCTGGACGTGCGGGAGCTGGGTAAAGGGATGGATCTGATCAGGAGAGAGTGTAGTCTCCACGACCACTCTGTTCTCAAGGGCTTCCTCCAGACTAGCGACACTCAGCTTGACAAACTGCAGAAGGATGCCAAGACTGCGGAG GAAGCCTTCAACAATGTGGTGAACTATTTTGGGGAGAGCTCCAAGACGACTCCTCCGTCCGTGTTCTTCCCTGTGTTTGTGCGATTCATCAGAGCTTACAAG GATGCAGTGGTGGACAATGAGCAGAGGAAAAAGCAGGAGGAAGCCATGAGAGAGAAATTACTGGCTCAGGAGGCCAAGCAACACGACCCCAAG gtcCAGGTAGTGAAgaagaggcagcagcaacaggagCTGATCTCGGAGCTGCGTAAACGCCAGGCTAAGGACCACCGGCCCGTCTACGAGGGGAAGGACGGCACCATCGAGGATATCATCACAG tGCTGAAGAGCGTCCCCTTCACAGCCCGTACTGCTAAACGAAGCTCACGGTTCTTCTGTGAAGCACAGCTCTGTGACGACTCCAACTGCTAG
- the LOC112221705 gene encoding formin-like protein 3 isoform X4 — translation MNLPPDKARLLRQYDNDKKWDLICDQERFQVKNPPHTYISKLRGYLDPGVTRKKFRRRVQESTKVLRELEISLRTNHIGWVREFLNDENRGLDILVEYLSFAQCAVMLNFEGLDNGDEGSLDKANSWSRSIEDLHQSGAQPFCNTLVRSARQSVLRYGTAPNSKTIKNSRLVSQKDDVHVCIMCLRAIMNYQYGFNLVMSHAHAVNEIALSLNNKNSRTKALVLELLAAVCLVRGGHEIILSAFDNFKEVCKEKHRFEKLMEYFHVEDGNIDFMVACMQFINIMVHSVEDMNFRVHLQYEFTKLGLDDYLEKSKYTESDKLSVQIQAYLDNVFDVGGLLEDAETKNVALEKVEELEEHLSHVTEKLLEVENETITKVADLEKQLLQKDKDLHVIRETYESTNTQVHTLRRVIKEKDAAFQRSFNIEKRLLEMEQQGTIRLRKQPDGDIAIEPLGGGGGGGGGGRGPGVPLGDFGQNGVFSVGPGGVTGPGGPGGPGTSLPSASEAPPPPPPPPPPPPPLPSALGANAPPPPPMAPPLPGTAPNFILNMGLSAIRIKKPIKTKFRLPIFNWTALKPNQINGTVFSEIDDERVLEELDVEKFEELFKTKAQGPLVDLSGPKTKVSQKAANKVSLLDANRSKNLAITLRKANKSTEEICKAIQSFDLKALPVDFVECLMRFLPTEAEGKTMRQYERERRPLDALTDEDRFMLFFSKIERLTQRMNIITFVGNFSDNVNMLTPQLNAIIAASASVKSSPKLKRMLEIILALGNYMNSSKRGSVYGFKLQSLDLLLDTKSTDRKMTLLHYIAVVVKEKYPELANFFNELHFVDKAAAVSLENVLLDVRELGKGMDLIRRECSLHDHSVLKGFLQTSDTQLDKLQKDAKTAEEAFNNVVNYFGESSKTTPPSVFFPVFVRFIRAYKDAVVDNEQRKKQEEAMREKLLAQEAKQHDPKVQVVKKRQQQQELISELRKRQAKDHRPVYEGKDGTIEDIITVLKSVPFTARTAKRSSRFFCEAQLCDDSNC, via the exons ATGAACCTTCCTCCCGACAAAGCCAGGCTCCTCAGACAGTATGACAATGACAAGAAATGGGACCTCATCTGCGACCAG GAACGGTTTCAAGTGAAGAATCCTCCTCACACCTACATCTCCAAGCTCCGGGGCTACTTAGACCCAGGAGTCACACGCAAGAAGTTCCGAAGGCGGGTCCAGGAATCCACTAAAGTTCTGAGGGAACTGGAGATCTCGCTGCGGACCAATCACATAGG GTGGGTCCGGGAGTTCCTCAACGATGAAAACAGAGGTCTGGATATCCTGGTGGAGTACCTCTCCTTTGCACAGTGTGCCGTCAT GTTGAATTTTGAGGGTCTGGATAATGGGGATGAGGGCTCCCTGGACAAGGCTAATTCCTGGAGTAGGTCTATAGAGGATCTACACCAGAGTGGCGCTCAGCCTTTCTGCAATACGCTGGTCCGCTCGGCGCGCCAGTCTGTGCTCCG CTATGGCACAGCACCTAACAGCAAAACCATCAAGAACTCAAGACTCGTGAGCCAGAAGGACGACGTGCACGTTTGCATCATGTGCTTGCGAGCCATAATGAACTACCAG TATGGCTTCAACCTGGTAATGTCCCACGCACATGCAGTCAACGAAATTGCCCTAAGTCTGAACAATAAGAACTCAAG GACAAAAGCCCTGGTGCTGGAGCTGCTGGCTGCGGTGTGTCTGGTTAGAGGAGGCCATGAGATCATACTCTCTGCATTCGACAACTTCAAAGAG GTGTGCAAGGAGAAGCATCGCTTTGAGAAGCTGATGGAGTATTTCCACGTGGAGGATGGGAACATCGACTTCATGGTGGCCTGCATGCAGTTCATCAACATCATGGTCCACTCAGTAGAAGACATGAATTTCAGGGTTCACCTGCAGTACGAGTTCACTAAGCTGGGCCTAGATGACTACCTGGAG AAATCCAAGTACACAGAGAGTGACAAGCTGTCGGTCCAGATTCAGGCCTACCTGGACAATGTGTTTGATGTGGGCGGCCTGCTGGAGGACGCGGAGACCAAGAACGTGGCTCTGGAGAaggtggaggagctggaggaacaCTTGTCCCAC GTGACGGAGAAGCTGCTGGAGGTGGAGAATGAGACCATCACGAAAGTGGCTGACCTGGAGAAGCAGCTCCTGCAGAAGGACAAGGATCTCCACGTCATACGG GAGACGTACGAGTCGACCAACACCCAGGTCCACACCCTGAGGAGGGTGATCAAGGAGAAGGACGCTGCCTTCCAGAGGAGCTTCAACATCGAGAAGCGCCTGCTGGAGATGGAACAGCAGGGGACCATCCGCCTCCGCAAGCAGCCGGACGGGGACATCGCCATCGAGCCCCTGGGAGGGggcggtggtggaggaggagggggtagaggtccGGGGGTGCCTCTGGGTGACTTTGGGCAGAATGGAGTATTCTCAGTGGGGCCTGGAGGAGTAACAGGGCCAGGAGGACCAGGAGGACCAGGGACTAGTCTACCATCGGCCAGTGAAGCACCACCTCCCCCGCCTCcccctcctccgcctcctcctcctctgccctctgCTTTAG GAGCGAATGCTCCACCCCCACCTCCTATGGCCCCGCCTTTACCAGGAACTGCACCCAACTTCATCCTCAATATGGGCCTATCAG CTATCAGGATCAAGAAGCCCATCAAGACCAAGTTCCGCCTGCCTATTTTCAACTGGACCGCGCTGAAACCCAACCAGATCAACGGCACGGTCTTCAGCGAGATAGATGATGAACGAGTACTAGAG GAGCTGGATGTGGAGAAGTTTGAGGAGCTTTTTAAGACCAAGGCCCAGGGTCCTTTGGTGGACCTGAGTGGCCCCAAGACCAAAGTGTCTCAGAAGGCTGCCAACAAGGTCAGCCTGCTGGACGCAAACCGCTCCAAGAACCTGGCCATCACCCTGAGGAAGGCCAACAAGAGCACCGAGGAGATCTGCAAAGCCATACAGAG CTTTGATCTGAAGGCCCTGCCGGTGGACTTCGTGGAGTGTCTGATGCGGTTCCTTCCCACGGAGGCCGAGGGGAAGACAATGCGTCAGTACGAGCGGGAGCGGCGACCGCTGGACGCGCTGACGGACGAGGACCGATTCATGCTCTTCTTCTCCAAGATCGAACGTCTCACCCAGAGGATGAATATCATTACGTTCGTCGGGAACTTCTCGGACAACGTCAACATGCTAACCCCGCAGCTCAACGCCATCATCGCAGCGTCCGCGTCCGTCAAGTCTTCACCCAAGTTAAAACGCATGCTAGAG ATCATCTTAGCCCTGGGAAACTACATGAACAGCAGCAAGAGAGGCTCTGTGTATGGCTTCAAGCTACAAAGTCTTGATCTG CTGCTGGACACCAAGTCTACAGACAGGAAGATGACTCTGCTCCACTACATAGCTGTGGTTGTCAAGGAGAAGTATCCAGAGCTGGCTAACTTCTTCAACGAACTACACTTTGTGGACAAAGCTGCTGCAG tgtctctggAGAATGTGCTGCTGGACGTGCGGGAGCTGGGTAAAGGGATGGATCTGATCAGGAGAGAGTGTAGTCTCCACGACCACTCTGTTCTCAAGGGCTTCCTCCAGACTAGCGACACTCAGCTTGACAAACTGCAGAAGGATGCCAAGACTGCGGAG GAAGCCTTCAACAATGTGGTGAACTATTTTGGGGAGAGCTCCAAGACGACTCCTCCGTCCGTGTTCTTCCCTGTGTTTGTGCGATTCATCAGAGCTTACAAG GATGCAGTGGTGGACAATGAGCAGAGGAAAAAGCAGGAGGAAGCCATGAGAGAGAAATTACTGGCTCAGGAGGCCAAGCAACACGACCCCAAG gtcCAGGTAGTGAAgaagaggcagcagcaacaggagCTGATCTCGGAGCTGCGTAAACGCCAGGCTAAGGACCACCGGCCCGTCTACGAGGGGAAGGACGGCACCATCGAGGATATCATCACAG tGCTGAAGAGCGTCCCCTTCACAGCCCGTACTGCTAAACGAAGCTCACGGTTCTTCTGTGAAGCACAGCTCTGTGACGACTCCAACTGCTAG